One window from the genome of Prinia subflava isolate CZ2003 ecotype Zambia chromosome 2, Cam_Psub_1.2, whole genome shotgun sequence encodes:
- the BAG2 gene encoding BAG family molecular chaperone regulator 2, whose amino-acid sequence MAQARISAKASEGAQQQPQQQQQSGGQLRGRFYRSTSMADRSSRLLENLDQLELRVEAFRDAASAMEQEKEILLEMIHNIQNSQDMRHISEGEREELNLTANRLMGRTLTVEVSVETIRNAQQQESLLHATKMIDEIVNKLLDDLEDAKMRLMSLYGACTSDVPAGPIDQKFQSVVIGCAIEDQKKIKRRLETLLRNLENSEKSITLLEHQKSSVRQSCNSKQD is encoded by the exons ATGGCCCAGGCCAGGATCAGCGCCAAGGCCAGCGAGGGGgcgcagcagcagccgcagcagcagcagcagtcgGGCGGGCAGCTCCGGGGCCGCTTCTACCGCTCCACCTCCATGGCCGACCGCTCCAGCCGCCTGCTCGAGAACCTGGACCAGCTGGAGCTCAG GGTAGAGGCTTTCCGTGATGCAGCATCTGCTATGgagcaagagaaagaaattctgcTCGAAATGATCCACAATATACAGAACAGCCAGGACATGAGGCACATCAGTGAAG GTGAGAGAGAAGAACTTAATTTGACTGCTAATCGCCTGATGGGCCGAACCCTGACTGTGGAGGTTTCTGTGGAAACCATCCGCAATGCGCAGCAGCAGGAATCCCTCCTGCACGCCACCAAGATGATCGACGAGATCGTCAATAAGCTCCTGGATGATTTGGAAGATGCCAAAATGCGCCTAATGTCGCTCTACGGCGCGTGCACGTCTGACGTGCCAGCGGGACCCATCGATCAGAAATTTCAGTCTGTGGTCATCGGCTGCGCCATTGAGGatcagaagaaaatcaaaaggcGCCTAGAGACTCTGCTCAGAAACTtggaaaattctgaaaaatccATCACATTGTTGGAGCATCAGAAATCATCTGTTCGGCAGTCCTGCAACAGCAAACAGGATTAA